One stretch of Acanthochromis polyacanthus isolate Apoly-LR-REF ecotype Palm Island chromosome 16, KAUST_Apoly_ChrSc, whole genome shotgun sequence DNA includes these proteins:
- the clec11a gene encoding C-type lectin domain family 11 member A isoform X1 — MGPAATLLALLYLCSLGVCVPTGTNNAAPTQSSSLKVKRARGDYPDILPEPEPEPTSPVSDFENSYNYVLSRLAGMDQAIHKLNVGHYTLDVKVSQLMDRLSRMDAKVGELEDSIREVYQHSKDNRKEIGRLEGCEKGRRVGYKCYLVYNSYEDYAGASRKCLERGGRMAMPRDRKEQEALAEYVKAFFQPGNWPVWLGINDLRSEGMYLFDDGTRVSYFQWRKHFLSSQPDGGRRENCVAMSSDDGDWWDHYCDRTMNYLCEFDDRVAL, encoded by the exons ATGGGACCGGCTGCCACCTTGCTCGCTCTCCTGTATTTATGTtctctgggtgtgtgtgttcctACAGGGACGAACAACGCTGCACCAACACAG tcaTCTTCGCTGAAGGTGAAGAGGGCGAGAGGCGACTATCCTGATATTCTGCCAGAACCTGAACCAGAGCCAACCAGCCCAGTATCAGACTTTGAAAACTCATACAACTATGTCT TGTCCAGACTAGCTGGCATGGACCAGGCCATCCACAAGTTAAATGTCGGTCACTACACCCTGGATGTTAAAGTCAGCCAGCTGATGGATCGCTTGTCCAGGATGGATG CTAAAGTCGGGGAGCTGGAGGACAGCATCCGGGAAGTCTACCAGCACAGCAAGGACAACCGCAAGGAGATTGGAAGACTGGAAG GCTGTGAGAAGGGACGTCGGGTGGGATACAAATGTTATCTGGTGTACAATAGCTACGAGGATTACGCTGGAGCTTCCAGAAAGTGTCTGGAACGTGGCGGACGCATGGCGATGCCCCGCGACCGCAAAGAGCAGGAGGCCCTGGCTGAGTACGTCAAGGCCTTCTTTCAGCCGGGGAACTGGCCGGTGTGGTTGGGCATCAACGATCTGCGCTCTGAGGGCATGTACCTCTTCGATGATGGGACCAGAGTCTCATACTTCCAGTGGCGTAAACATTTCCTGTCCAGCCAGCCGGACGGAGGGAGGCGGGAGAACTGTGTGGCCATGTCGTCAGACGATGGCGACTGGTGGGACCACTACTGCGATCGGACCATGAACTATCTCTGCGAGTTTGATGACAGAGTGGCTCTTTAA
- the clec11a gene encoding C-type lectin domain family 11 member A isoform X2: MFSGCVCSYRDEQRCTNTVSRLAGMDQAIHKLNVGHYTLDVKVSQLMDRLSRMDAKVGELEDSIREVYQHSKDNRKEIGRLEGCEKGRRVGYKCYLVYNSYEDYAGASRKCLERGGRMAMPRDRKEQEALAEYVKAFFQPGNWPVWLGINDLRSEGMYLFDDGTRVSYFQWRKHFLSSQPDGGRRENCVAMSSDDGDWWDHYCDRTMNYLCEFDDRVAL, encoded by the exons ATGTtctctgggtgtgtgtgttcctACAGGGACGAACAACGCTGCACCAACACAG TGTCCAGACTAGCTGGCATGGACCAGGCCATCCACAAGTTAAATGTCGGTCACTACACCCTGGATGTTAAAGTCAGCCAGCTGATGGATCGCTTGTCCAGGATGGATG CTAAAGTCGGGGAGCTGGAGGACAGCATCCGGGAAGTCTACCAGCACAGCAAGGACAACCGCAAGGAGATTGGAAGACTGGAAG GCTGTGAGAAGGGACGTCGGGTGGGATACAAATGTTATCTGGTGTACAATAGCTACGAGGATTACGCTGGAGCTTCCAGAAAGTGTCTGGAACGTGGCGGACGCATGGCGATGCCCCGCGACCGCAAAGAGCAGGAGGCCCTGGCTGAGTACGTCAAGGCCTTCTTTCAGCCGGGGAACTGGCCGGTGTGGTTGGGCATCAACGATCTGCGCTCTGAGGGCATGTACCTCTTCGATGATGGGACCAGAGTCTCATACTTCCAGTGGCGTAAACATTTCCTGTCCAGCCAGCCGGACGGAGGGAGGCGGGAGAACTGTGTGGCCATGTCGTCAGACGATGGCGACTGGTGGGACCACTACTGCGATCGGACCATGAACTATCTCTGCGAGTTTGATGACAGAGTGGCTCTTTAA